The genomic window TCTGCTACGCCGGGAGCCCTACTTGGCACGACGTGGCGCCAGCCATCCGAAACAGTTGCGGGAATCGCCGAGAACGAAAATGTCCAATTTGTCGTTGGAGGGTTCTGGGACGTTTGGCCGGCTGTTTTTGATACCAACGCGAGACTTCAAGCAGACGGCAAGGCACCCACTGTCTACGGAGGCGCAAAGCGCGGCGAGGCTCTCCGTGACACCCTCTGGAAGATCTCCAAGTCAGAAGGAAGCCTGCGGGCCTTGTGCTTCCTTGACAGTACTGAAGCTTGCGCAGAAGCAGCCTCAAATGGGCTGAAAGCCAATATGCTCGCCGTACCACACACAGAGCGCATGTTGGATGCGAAAGGGAAGCCGTTGTTGCTCCTTGAGCTACGCTTTGCGGATCAGAACAATCGGCTTCCCAACATTACGGCATGGGGCCAACCACCGCTCAAAGCTCAGCTGGTTCATATTGATCTGGCTGCTAGCCACATTCGCTTCGACCCAGGGAGCGACAGCATCATCGTACCGGTTACGCTTCGCAACGACGGAACTGCTCGACTGACACCCTACGGAGATCATGCCGTCAATCTAGGGGCAAGGCTGACGGACGAAGCAGGCAACGTGGTAAATGTCGACTTCGCCCGGTTAGCGCTCCCGGTCTCTGATCCCGGGCAAGAGGTGCACGCTGAATTCAACCTGCCAGCCAGCCAACTTGAAGGGCACGGACTCTCCATCCTTCCCGTACAAGAAGGTGTTGCCTGGTTCGATCAATTCGGCGTTTCTCCGGTCATCGAAGGCCCGTTCCATCGTTGCAACGAAAATGGAAGGCACTGGATGTGCGACACCATTCACGCGCTCGACGCCAAATAGTTCTTCATTCACGCCGATACGGGCTAAGCAACACAAACTCGGCGGTAGCTTCCGACACCTTTGACCAACCGGCCACCCTTCGGCGCACCTTTGTGTCGCCCTCTTTGGCTCCAGTGGACCTGCTTGTGCTCATTTTTGCGTTGCCGATTTATCGGCGACTTTCAGTTAATCGTGACTCCGGAATGCGACCGTCAATTTGCCACACGGATTAAGTGGCCGAGTCGCAAGAACTTACCTTGCCAGGCCGACAGTATGACCAGCAACTGACTCCCAATTCGATGGGTTGTCACCTCCTCCAGAACCCAACCGTTACTTGAAACAGGGGTGCCAAGGAGCGAGTAATGGCCAGCACAACATAGTTACAATTAGCTTACAGTTAACTTACAATCAATTGGCGGAATCCGTCTAGGGGGACGGATGACCGATCTCGAATTCGCATAGCCAAGACGCGCCGAATGCAAAAACTTCTTCACTTTCATCTCCCTAAGACCGGCGGCACAACGATACGCCACCATTTGGTCAATCAACTGGGAGAAGGCAAAGTTACCCCCGCCCTTGCCGGAATGCGTTTGGCAGATGCGCTTGTGGAATGGGATCAGATGTCGGCCATTAGTGGTCACTTCTCCCCGCGCCACGGAGACAAACTGCCGCTGGATCGTTACAGCTTCACCGTTCTTCGCGACCCGATGGATCGCTTTCTTTCTGAGTTCTATTTTTCAAAGATCGATAACTCAAGCAGACCTCTGGATAGAAGAACTCACGCCCTCGATCTCGACTCCTACCTCGATAGCCTAACTGATAGGGAACGCCAGGAGTTTCCAATGCAATTGGAAATGCTCTATCCCCTTGGCACGAACTCTCAATGCACTCTCACTCAGAACGACAAGTTGTCGGCCGCCTTGAATACACTGGAGCTCTTTAGCTCGATAGCAGTCCAGGACGAGTTGGAGGATTTCACGTGCATGCTTGACGCCAATTTCCATTGGCCATGCAAACCAACCCCCAGGGTAAATGTCACGTCCTATCGGCTGAATCTCGACGATTTAAGTACATCACAACGCAAGCGCTTAACGTTGCTGCTTGAAACTGAAATGGAGCTCTACCAGCGAGCCAGGGAGATATTCAAGAAGCAAAGGAGACGACTCCTAAGCCAGGCACGAAGTAAACCGGACACCAATCCCGCTCTTGAAGCAATCGCATCAGCGCCTGATCAAACCATAACGCCTCCCAAGAACTTCGGGGACCTGAGATGCGTGATCAAAAAAGTCCGCGTCAGTGGCCCCATATCGGGCGACGAACGCGTCATGATCGGAGAGCAGATTTCAATCTCTGTTGAGTTTGAAGCAAAGGTACCCGTGGCATCGTTAAATATAGGAATCGCTATCAAGGATGATCGCGGCGTGCTTATATTTGGCACCAACTCAATGCTTCTGGGTGAGGTATTCAGCCTTACGCCCGGCGTGTATATCGCTACGTACCGTATGTTAAATCGCATGCCGATAGGAAAATATCATTTAGACACGGCACTGGTTCCAACCGAAAGCCACTATGACGGCTGCTACAACTGGATTGAGCAGGCTGCTTCATTCGACGTATACGACATCGCCCTGACCACCTTTGAAGGTAAGATATTGATGGACGCCCAGGTTGAGTTGGCGCCTGCGTCCGACTCCTCCTCATGCGCGAGCGCGCCCTATATAACAGCGAATCGAGCCATACGAGCAAGAGCGCGATTGAATCAGCCTCTAACTGATTTCAATTCGAAAATTGTCGCAATGTGCTCGCCAGAGTCCGTTCAGAGCGGAAGCGAGGTTCTGCTTCCGGTGCGATTGAAGAACAAGAGCAAACTAACTTGGCCTGCTTTCGGACTACAGCCCGTCGTCCTGTCCTATCGATGGTGTACCACTGATGGTGCGATCCTGATCGCCGACGGCTTAAGAACCCAGCTCCCAAGTGACGTGGAACCCGGTCAAAGTGTAGTCATAGCGCTTCACGTCAAAGCTCCAGATGTGAAAGGCAGACTAGTCCTGAAGGCATCGTTGATACAGGAGAGCGTCGCTTGGTTCGTAGACCGGCAGCCTAGTAACGCTCTAGCATTCGAACTCACCATCACGTGAGTTCGATATTTAACGATCGAATATCCGACCCACTAGGCAGCGCGGCCAAAGGCACTTCTCGAAACCCGATCGACATAGGTTTCAAGGGAATCTGAATGGATTAACATCGAGACCGCTTCATTACGATCCGCTGCGCGCCACATATGCCGGCGAATTGCCTCACAGTGATGCTGTGCCGAAACATCCATTTGGCGTTACGTCAACCATTGCCATCCTAAAAGAAATACAACTCTCCAACGGGATCTCCGTCCGAGAGTTGTAGCTCGGCTGGACGACTCAAGCCGACGCAATAAGACTGGAAAGGAGTTCGGTTTTCTCCCTCATCACAAGGGTGTCCCCCCTGCTTTCCACATTCAAGCGCAACAACGGCTCTGTATTGGAAGAGCGCAGATTAAAGCGCCACTCACCGAAATCTGCACTGATGCCATCCACCTTTTCCACGTGTGGTTTCTGACCCGCGAAATGAGCCATGACGTGATCAACGGTCTTGGCCGCATCGGCTACAGTAAAATTGATCTCTCCGCTACATGGGAAAGCAGCGACTTGCTTGCTTACCAGCGACTCAAGAGACTGACCACTCTGGCTGATGCGCTCAGCCAAAAGCAGCCAGGGAATCATTCCTGAGTCACAGTAGGCAAAATCACGAAAGTAGTGATGGGCGCTCATTTCTCCGCCATAGATCGCGTCTTCAGCTCGCATGCGCTCCTTAATGAAAGCGTGACCTGTCTTGCTTTGCACCGGTATACCACCGGCATCACGCACCATCTCGATGGTATTCCATGTCAGACGAGGATCGTGGATCACCTTTGCACCGCGATGTTTTTCAAGAAGCTGGGCGGCAAGCAGGCCGACGATGTAATACCCCTCGATAAACTCGCCATTGGCATCAAAAAAGAAGCAGCGATCAAAATCGCCGTCCCAGGCCAGCCCGAAGTCGGCGCGATGATCGCGAACCGCATCCGCGGTCGCCGAGCGGTTTTCAGGCAATAGAGGATTGGGAATGCCGTTGGGGAAACTACCGTCTGGCTCATGGTTTACCCGGATGAATTCAAACGGCAAATGCCTTGCGAGCAGATCCACCACGGGTCCCGCACAACCATTGCCAGCATTGACCACGATCTTCAGCGGCCGCAGAGCCGTCGCATCGATGTAGCCCAACAGATGGCTGATATAAGCCGCCTTGTCATGGTCACGTATCACCTGACCATGTCGCTCAGCGTCAATGAAGCGGTTCTCTTCCACCAAACGCTCCATGTCACGCAAGCCGGTATCACCGCTAATTGGCCGGGCTCCTTCTCGCACCAGCTTCATCCCGTTGTAGTCCATCGGGTTGTGGCTGGCCGTGACCATAATCCCGCCGATCACGCCGCGATGAAATGTCTGGAAGTAAACCTCTTCGGTTCCGCACAGACCGATGTCGATGACATCACAGCCGGCTCGGGTCAAACCTTCTGTCAGGGCAGTCGCCAGTGCCGGACTGTCCTTGCGGATGTCATAGCCGACCACCACGCTACCCTTACCCGCAATCTGGGCGAATGCCCGACCGATTCGCTCGGCCAATTCGACGTTGAGTTCGTCGGGAATGCGGCCACGAATGTCGTAAGCCTTGAAGCTCTTGAGCGTCACGTTACAGTTCTCCTGCAGGCCAGGGGCCTTACTCATGTGCCTCGTACATCCATTGCAGCGTCTGCCGTAACGGAATCATATCTAGTGGGCCGATCAAACGTTCCAACTTCTTGTTGGAACCGGTCAATCTTGCTACCTCGTTAGCGCGAACGAATGCGGGGTTGACGCGCACTTCGATGCGATAACCGGCTAAGTCCTCCATCATCCCGATGACTTCGTTAAGCGTGTAGGCGTGTCCGGAACAGAGATTCACGACCTCACCAACCGCATCTGCATCGAGCAGCTTCCGGTAGGCATTAGCCACGAATCGCACGTCCTGGAAGTCCCGCGCAACATTGATGTTGCCCAGCTCGATGACAGATGCACGACGTCGAAAATGTGAAACGATCTTGGGAAGCAGGTACTTTTCCGACTGCCCGACGCCCGTGTAGTTAAACGGACGCGCCAGGATGATGGGCAGACGGTCGGCCCAAAGGCGCGCCATCTGCTCCATCGCGAGCTTGCTGACTGCGTAATCATTGGCTGGCGCTGCTGGCAAGTCCTCGGTCAGGAGCTGTGCATCACTGTTGCCGTAAATATTGGCGCTGCTGGCCAATATCACTGCACGCGGCCGATGACTACCGGAGGCTAATGCCTCCAATAGATTGCGGGTACCTACGATATTAGTGCGATAGATGGCGTCCGCATCGCCATGCGCAACAAAGGCGATCGCGGCCAGATGTATCACCACGTCAGGCATTAGATTCCCGATGGCCTTGATGGTGGCTTCGCGATCGCATAGATCGACCACAACGTTTCCGGCAGCAGGCTCGTGCGACAAGCCCACCACTTTGTATCCCGCAGCGACCAGCTCAGCCGAAACGTATTTGCCGGTAAAGCCTACGCTTCCGGTCACCAGTGCAACGGGTTGCGAACGATCAGAAGGACTGGCCACGTTCGTTCCGTTGAAGGTCCGCAGTGACCATCATGCGACACAACTCTTCAAGACCCGTCTTGGGCTCCCACCCTAATTTGGCTTTGGCCTTGGCCGGGTCACCGATCAAAAGATCGACCTCGGCTGGACGGTAATACCTGGGATTGATGACTACCATCGCACGGCCGGTTTCGCGACAAATGCCACGCTCGCCCTCCCCTTCCCCGCGCCAGTCGATCGTGATGTCCACGCCCTTGAAAGCCATAGCCACGAAATCACGAACGGTTTCCGTGCGATTGGTCGCCAGCACGAAGGTATCGGGCTCGTCCGCCTGCAGCATGCGCCACATGCCCTCGACATATTCCTTTGCGAATCCCCAGTCGCGCCTAGCGTCAAGATTACCGAGCTCAAGCCGGTCCGTGCGGCCCAACTTGATCTTAGCCACCGTATCAGTGATCTTGCGGGTCACGAACTCTCTTCCGCGCAGCGGCGATTCGTGATTGAACAGGATTCCGCTGCTACCAAAGATTCCATAGGACTCGCGGTAGTTCACCGTCATCCAGTGAGCATAGAGTTTGGCAACACCGTACGGACTGCGCGGATAGAAGGGAGTGTCCTCTTTCTGAGGAACTGCCTGCACCTTGCCAAACATCTCAGACGTCGATGCCTGGTAAAAGCGGATCTTCGGGTTGACGATGCGAATCGCCTCTAGAAGATTCAATGCGCCAACCGCAGTGATTTGCGCGGTAAGCACAGGTTGATCAAACGAGACACCAACAAAGCTCTGAGCCGCCAAGTTGTATACTTCGGTAGCCTCGGTCTCCTGCAATAGCCGGATCGCCGAGCCAAGGTCGGTCAGGTCATACTCCACCAGATGCAAGTTCGGCTGTTTGTCGATGCCGAGTTCTTCAATCCGCCAGAAATTGACCGAGCTCGTACGTCGATACGTACCGTAGACGGTGTATCCCTTTTGAAGAAGCAGTTCGGCGAGATAGGCACCGTCCTGGCCGGAGATGCCCGTGATGATCGCAGTTTTCATGGAGCTTTTTCCTGATTTCATAATGCGATTAGTCCAATTGCGACGAATTATTAAGTGTCTAACCCGGTGACCAGGTTTTATGAGATGACTTTCCAGTCACCGCGTCGAGGAACTGTTTGGCGCTTGTCGCCCACGAATTTACAGTGACACCCGACTGACTCGAAATTGTTCCATGTCGAACGGCGGCAAGCGATCGCTCGATGGATTGCGCCAAATCATCCGCAGACTCCCCAGCAAAATAGAGGATTCCGTCACCGCCGACCTCCCGGAACACGGGAAGATCACGAGCGAGCACGGTAATGCCACGCATAGCCGCTTCGATGATTGGTAAACCAAAGCCCTCACCACGGGAAGCAACAAGCAACAGACTAGCCAAATCATATAGATGATCAAGGAGCTCATCGCTAGCGGTGGAGAACCAAGTCACGCAGCCGGACGCAACCACCTGGTGACCCAACCGCTCGACCAATTGCTCAACACACCAGCCTTGCTTGCCCACAATGACCAATTGTGCGTCAACATTTCGCGCGCGCAGCTTCTCAAATGCTTCCAGCGCCTGACCATGTCCCTTACGGGGTTCGATCGTGCCAACCATAAGGACGACATTCTCTTTCTGCCGCAACCGCCTTAATTGCTCTTCTTCTTCAACGGACATGCCGCGAGATGGCATGCTGGCGTGAACATCACCACCTAAGTGGAACCAAGACAGTTCCAGTGGACGTTGACGCGCAGTCGAGGGTAGCCAGTTGGCAAACTCGTCTGCCACGGATCGTGAAATAGCTACGATCCGATCTGCCGCAGCTGCTACGGTCCGATACCAAGGTCCAAAAATTTCCGTCGCATTTGGCGGAAACCACTCGGGATGCGCCAAGGGCAGCATGTCGTACAGGACAAAAACGATCTCGACACCTTTTGTCTTCAACGAACTGAACAATTCCGAGGCTGCGAGAACGTCGACAGGTGCCAGATCGAGGGCAACAAATACGTCGCCATGACTGACATCGATAGGATCGTCCCCTAACGTCGTCTCGGGACAGCCAAGGAAAGTACACGTGAATCGGCGAGCGTAGCGATAGACGCCATCTGCATTGGCATAAACAGGCTCAATGCGCCAGCTGTTTTGGCCTTGCATCAGCAGCTCGCTAAGAATGCTGCGTACAACGCGTTGGATTCCGCTGCCTGCATCCTTTCGGACGAGTTCCGAAACATCCAGCAACAGCTGGCGACAAGGCGCGGCCGGTCCGAGCAGCGATGAGAGACCCAGCGCTACGGCATTGCGATCAACATTCGTCGGATCGACTGTCGAATGGATCGCCGATAGCCGATCTACAGCGCGCTGAAGAATGCGGCGTGAGCTGTGCTCATGGAACGCATCAATAGCCAATGAATATTGCTTGGCAACGTGTGCAGGATCATGCAACCGCTCCAGATAGTCTCGGCCCGCCTGAGCGAGTGCCGAACGCGCCGCCTTGGAATCAATGAGCTTGCCGATGCTGGCGGCAAGGTCTTCGACTCTGAATTCATCCTCCAGCGTTATCGCTGCATTGCTCGGCAATTCGGCCAATGAACCGTGAGCGTTGACGATCGTCGGAAGACCCCATGCCAGACAATCAAGCACAGCCCCGGACGCTTCGCCACGTGACTGGCGCCTCAGCTGGACAGCGATATCTGCGGATGCGAGCCAACGGCGGTAGGTCTCTTTATCTGCAAAGCCCGTTATGACGACATTGCGGACACCGGCCGCTTTGACGCGCTCATGCAGCATTTTCTCCCAGGCCGAGTCGGCAGCCCGACCGACAAAAACGAGCTTGCAGTCGGCGCGATCACTAAAGGAACTCAACCACGCTTCAAGCAACGACTCATTGCACTTGTTGGCGCTAAGCATTCCAAACGTAGCCACCACCAACTGTCTATCGTCCAGCCCAAGTGCGCGTCGGGCCCCGGCGCGATCAACCTCGTTCTGCACCTTGCGAAGGTGAGGAATTTGCGCAAAACGTTTCGTTTGATCGTTGCCGTACCACTCGTTGGCAAGCTCACGACTGTGCGCAGAATGGACTATCACACCATCGGCGCCGGCAACCACGCTCCAGTTACAAGGAAACTTGAAAGCAGTGACATTTCGATCCACGGTCTCGCCGAGCATCTTCAGGGCGTGATAGCCATACCCTTCATAAAGGGCCCGCTGCCATACACCCGGGGATCGACCCGTGTCCTGCATCCAATGATGAAGATTGCCGAGGTAAAAATCGTGCAACGCCACGGTTCCACCGACTTTCGCCAACACATCAAACATGTGCGCGTGGAATTCGGAGTTCCCGAAATGATAAAGCACTCGATCAAAGTGCTTAGCATTGGCGAGAAACCAATGCACATCTCGCACGGGCAGAACCAAGCCGTCGAGATGGGTGGCTCTATCGGCATTATCAACGATCAATTCGATGTCGTAATGCGCCATCAATTCTGGCAACAGTTCCGCACTGAAATCTGCGATCCCGGACTGCTGCGGCGGCAACGGTGACAAGTACGCCAACTTGGGTTTGCCGCGTCGAGTAACGGCCTGATCCACCGGAGAGGCTGCGGCACGCCGCGCCCCAACGGCCATCTCTATACCCTTCCACGCTTGGGTAGCGGTTCGCTCCCAAGAGAATTCCTTGCTACGTGCAAGGCCATTCGAAGCAAGTCGCCCTCGCAGCTCATCGTCCGATAGAACGCGGATGATGGTATCGGCAATAGAGTGCTTGTCTCGCGGATCGAACCCTTCCCCGTCTGGACCAATCACCTCTGGCAAGCTGGATGTCTTGGACGCGATTACAGGCGCCCCCACAGACATGGCCTCCAAAACCGGCAATCCAAACCCCTCGTGCCACGATGGAAACACGAATAGCTCACACAGCCGGTACAACGCGAGCAGATCTTCATCAGGCACAAAGCCCGTTAAGACCAGTGCATCGCTAGCCAAGCCAACGCGTCGTGCAAGCGCATACAGGCGCTCGGACTCTTCTGACTGCACTGAGCAGACGATTGCAAGCTGATGGGACGTTGCAAAGCCGCCCGTCATCGCGAACGCCTCAATCAACAGATCGATGTTCTTCCGATGGTCTATTCCACCGGTGTACATCACAAACGGTTTGTTGAGCTTTAACTTTGTGCGAAGCTCACGCCCTGCGTGCTCTGGCATAACCATGGGCGCGTAGCGCTCATCCACAGCTGCGGAGATATTTAGCGCGCGATCCGGCGCATATTCCAATGCATCAACGACCTCACGGCGGGAACTATCGGAAATGGCAAGCAGGACATCCGCTTTGGAGAGGCTCCTAAGGACGCTCAGATACCAGTTGCGTAGCCGAGGTTCACGCAGATAAATATCCGGGTATGTGTACGGAATGAGGTCATAAACGACCGCTGCCGTAGCAACGCCAGAATCGGCTGACGGTAGCGAGCAGATGCAGTCGTCGACCCAGCCTTCAAAAGAACTGACGAGAAGAAAACAGTCAGGTGCGATCGATGCGATCACAGCATCGCGTACCACCTGGCTTGCCTCAATACGCCACGCATTACCCTCATCCCTTGTGTTACGAGGCAACGGCGCGTTCCAGACGTGGATGTCTTGAGGATCCACATTCGCCAGCAATTCACGGCGCAGCTCGATGGCGGATTCCTGCATGTCGCCGTTAATAAGGAACGATATCCGCCGCCCCCCTGCTTGCCGGATCAAAGCGCTTACGAGCGATTTGGCATAAATGCCGATACCCCGCTTTCCATGCACGAGGCTTTGGCACGCCTGCAAATCAATGAGCAAATGCATAGGGAGACTGTTTTCCTGATCCATGTCACGAGGACTTCATAGCGCTATCAAGCATCGATCGAACGGTTTGCGCCCGTCCGGGCAAGTCCATTGCACCGCCTGGCGCCATATCGGATGGAGCAGACGGTGCCGCGGGTCGAGCATTGCTCACGACAGTGCGAACCAAGCGAGCCTTGAGCCCTGGCGTAGCAATCAAAAGAATAGAGCCAATCCGCCGCAACACAGGGCGGTTTGTGGCTGCGACCAAAAGGCGAATCGCAGTAGATTTGTTCAATTCGGAGTCCCCGGATGAATCCCGCCGCACCGCCGAACGCAGGACACGCGCGATGAAACGTGGTCCTTTCGTTATGCGCCAAGAACGGCTATGCAGAATCTGCTGCAACTTGGTGTCGACAGCACGCTCGCGTTTCTGGGCCTCAACCAAGGCCACCTGCACATTTTCTGCAAAGTTGAGCCGTTCATGCACACGCTCGATCGCAGCCTCTGCGCTATCCAGCCGATTGGCCATACGATCCAGATACCCGCCGAAAACGGCAAGTCTGTCATCCAGCCCATTCAGAATTTCGGCCTGCATGTTCGCCAAGTGTTCGGCCCTGGCAATGGCAGCGCCGTGACCCTCGCGAACTCGCTGCCCGTTCGCACGTTCAACCTCGACCTCTTGAGAGAGGCGATCCATTTGCTCCCGCGCCCACGATTCGGAATAGAGCATGAAATCGTCAAAAAAGTTTGGTGGCCGCGAAAAATACTTGATGCGACCTTCGTGCTCGCAAGCCACATAAAACCGATTCAGACCGTCGTCGTAGGCAAATAGGTAACTGGCGTCGAGCAGCAAGTGCTCCCATTCGCCAAATGTCGGCTCCTGCGAATTGGGCTTGGTGGCTTCGACGAGAATGATCCAGGGGCGAAAGCGGCTCAAGTCCAGGCTTCGAAGCACAGCGGCTTCCGAACCCTCGACATCCACTTTGAGGAAATGCACGTCCTTCGGCGCATAGGCCCGAAAGACAGCGTTCAATGTATGCGCCTTCAGTCGTTTCTTGACGACATTCCAGCCGTCTTTTGAGTAACGCTCAGCGTAATCCTGGCTCACTGTCGACAGACCCGTGTCCTCGACGTCGAAAAGTTCGATATAACCAGGCACATCGGAGATGGGCGTGTTGAGATTGATGTCGTGAGGACGGTCATCGCAAATCAAGCGAAACCAGCGATCTACCGGCTCGATATTGACGCCGCGCCACCCACGCAACTGAAAGGCCTTGGTCACCGACCCATTGATGGGATGCTGTGCGCCCACGTCTACATAAAAGCCCTCGCTGATGTCTGCAAGAGCACGAACCAGCATCACGTCCTCGTAATTTTGGGCATACGAGATCATGGTCATGCGCGCAACACCTTGATGCTTGGCGGAATCCACGCGAGCCCGACGAAATCGGGCTTATCCAAATTGGTCACAGAGAACGTGAGCGCAAGATCACGCCATTCGTAGTTATTGACCAGATGGGTATCCGTGCTTACCAGTGCGGTGGAAATGGAGTAATGGCCCGGCCCCAGGTTGGCGGGGAAGTCGACCAGGAACTCAATGGATTCGCCGCTTTTGATATCGGACACCACCTGTTTCGTATGGAACGTATTGGTCCCATACACCTGTTGCCCCGTTCGGTCCTTGATCATGTAGCCAAGCACGAGTTGCGGCACGGCTACCTTTGCCGAAACCTTCACGCGCAGATGCAAGGCTTGCCCCACCGCCACAAACTCGACAGGCGCTCCGGCCGCGTTATAAAGCGCGATGCTCGACACCTGGACTTCGCCGGTGCCCGATATCGTCTGGGTTCGGCCATCCGCCTTAACTTCCGTGCGAATTTTGTTGTTTTCTTTATCCGCGATCAGGGCGTTGTAGTAATCCATGATCGCTTCGGGTTCACCATCCCGGATAACGCGGCCATGTTCAAGCAAAATGGCGCGGGTACAAAGCGCCTGAACGGCCGCCTTGTCGTGGGAAACGATAAGCAGCGTGGTACCCGCCTTCTGGAATTCGCGGATACGCGCAAAGCTCTTGTGTTGAAAGTAGGTATCGCCCACTGAGAGCGCCTCATCGACGATGAGCACTTCCGGGCGAAATGCGGTCGCAACGCTGAATGCAACGCGCATGGACATGCCGCTGGAATAGGTGCGTACGGGCTCGTCGAAATAGGAGCCTATCTCCGCAAAATCCTCAATGGCAGCAATGACACCATCGACATCCTGGCGGCTAAAACCCATGAGTCCGGAAGAATGATAGACATTCTGGCGGCCAGTCAGATCGGGGTTGAAGCCCATGCCCAGCTCAAGGATGGCGGCGATTCGCCCAAAGTACGCGACAGTCCCCTCGCTCGCGCGTGAAGTACCGGTGATGATTTTCAGCAACGTGCTTTTGCCGGCACCGTTCTCACCGACGATACCTATGGCCTCCCCCTCCTTTACGGAGAAAGAGATATCGCGAAGCACCCATTTTTCGTGCCTGCTATGGCCTTTGAAGCCGAACCAGTTCGCAAAACGCGACCATTCCGAAGAATAGTCCCGATAGGCCTTCCCCACCTTTTCTACCCTCAATACCTCGCGCGTCATAGCACATCCACCAGTTCAGGCGACGCCTTGCGGAACATATACAGGGCCAATCCTAAAAAAACGGTGCTTCCCACCAAAAGCAGGCTCAAGCGGACATAAGGCGGCATTTGCTGGAACAGCAAGACATTTTGATACCCCTGTATCACCGGAGTGACAGGGTTAAACGCAACGATCGACTGAAACTGTTTCGGAAGAACATCGGCAACGTAAACGATCGGCGTCATCCAGAACCACAACTGCAAGACAACGTTCATGACTTGTCCGACATCGCGAACAAAGACATTGATGACACCAAGCACCAGACCAAGCGCCGCCGCGAAAACCAGCAAAACCATGGTCAGCAACGGCACCCAGAGAACGAGCCACGTTATAGGGTGATTCGTGATCAAAATGATCGCCAGGGTTGCCAACAGGAGCAGCGAATGATTCACCAGCGCCCCGCCCAAGGTAATGACGGGTATGCATATCCGCGGAAACGCAATTTTCTTCATCAGACCTGCGTTATCCACGAACATGGTCAGGCTACGTGACGTCACTTCCGCAAACAGGGACCAGGGCACCATTCCAGCAATCAGATAAACCGCATAAGAAAGATGCGCTCCCTTCCCCGCTGGAAGCTTTGCCGCAAGGAGGGATGAAAGCACGACGGCGTAAATGGCAA from Dyella caseinilytica includes these protein-coding regions:
- a CDS encoding ABC transporter ATP-binding protein — translated: MTREVLRVEKVGKAYRDYSSEWSRFANWFGFKGHSRHEKWVLRDISFSVKEGEAIGIVGENGAGKSTLLKIITGTSRASEGTVAYFGRIAAILELGMGFNPDLTGRQNVYHSSGLMGFSRQDVDGVIAAIEDFAEIGSYFDEPVRTYSSGMSMRVAFSVATAFRPEVLIVDEALSVGDTYFQHKSFARIREFQKAGTTLLIVSHDKAAVQALCTRAILLEHGRVIRDGEPEAIMDYYNALIADKENNKIRTEVKADGRTQTISGTGEVQVSSIALYNAAGAPVEFVAVGQALHLRVKVSAKVAVPQLVLGYMIKDRTGQQVYGTNTFHTKQVVSDIKSGESIEFLVDFPANLGPGHYSISTALVSTDTHLVNNYEWRDLALTFSVTNLDKPDFVGLAWIPPSIKVLRA
- a CDS encoding FkbM family methyltransferase, which translates into the protein MTMISYAQNYEDVMLVRALADISEGFYVDVGAQHPINGSVTKAFQLRGWRGVNIEPVDRWFRLICDDRPHDINLNTPISDVPGYIELFDVEDTGLSTVSQDYAERYSKDGWNVVKKRLKAHTLNAVFRAYAPKDVHFLKVDVEGSEAAVLRSLDLSRFRPWIILVEATKPNSQEPTFGEWEHLLLDASYLFAYDDGLNRFYVACEHEGRIKYFSRPPNFFDDFMLYSESWAREQMDRLSQEVEVERANGQRVREGHGAAIARAEHLANMQAEILNGLDDRLAVFGGYLDRMANRLDSAEAAIERVHERLNFAENVQVALVEAQKRERAVDTKLQQILHSRSWRITKGPRFIARVLRSAVRRDSSGDSELNKSTAIRLLVAATNRPVLRRIGSILLIATPGLKARLVRTVVSNARPAAPSAPSDMAPGGAMDLPGRAQTVRSMLDSAMKSS
- a CDS encoding glycosyltransferase, translated to MDQENSLPMHLLIDLQACQSLVHGKRGIGIYAKSLVSALIRQAGGRRISFLINGDMQESAIELRRELLANVDPQDIHVWNAPLPRNTRDEGNAWRIEASQVVRDAVIASIAPDCFLLVSSFEGWVDDCICSLPSADSGVATAAVVYDLIPYTYPDIYLREPRLRNWYLSVLRSLSKADVLLAISDSSRREVVDALEYAPDRALNISAAVDERYAPMVMPEHAGRELRTKLKLNKPFVMYTGGIDHRKNIDLLIEAFAMTGGFATSHQLAIVCSVQSEESERLYALARRVGLASDALVLTGFVPDEDLLALYRLCELFVFPSWHEGFGLPVLEAMSVGAPVIASKTSSLPEVIGPDGEGFDPRDKHSIADTIIRVLSDDELRGRLASNGLARSKEFSWERTATQAWKGIEMAVGARRAAASPVDQAVTRRGKPKLAYLSPLPPQQSGIADFSAELLPELMAHYDIELIVDNADRATHLDGLVLPVRDVHWFLANAKHFDRVLYHFGNSEFHAHMFDVLAKVGGTVALHDFYLGNLHHWMQDTGRSPGVWQRALYEGYGYHALKMLGETVDRNVTAFKFPCNWSVVAGADGVIVHSAHSRELANEWYGNDQTKRFAQIPHLRKVQNEVDRAGARRALGLDDRQLVVATFGMLSANKCNESLLEAWLSSFSDRADCKLVFVGRAADSAWEKMLHERVKAAGVRNVVITGFADKETYRRWLASADIAVQLRRQSRGEASGAVLDCLAWGLPTIVNAHGSLAELPSNAAITLEDEFRVEDLAASIGKLIDSKAARSALAQAGRDYLERLHDPAHVAKQYSLAIDAFHEHSSRRILQRAVDRLSAIHSTVDPTNVDRNAVALGLSSLLGPAAPCRQLLLDVSELVRKDAGSGIQRVVRSILSELLMQGQNSWRIEPVYANADGVYRYARRFTCTFLGCPETTLGDDPIDVSHGDVFVALDLAPVDVLAASELFSSLKTKGVEIVFVLYDMLPLAHPEWFPPNATEIFGPWYRTVAAAADRIVAISRSVADEFANWLPSTARQRPLELSWFHLGGDVHASMPSRGMSVEEEEQLRRLRQKENVVLMVGTIEPRKGHGQALEAFEKLRARNVDAQLVIVGKQGWCVEQLVERLGHQVVASGCVTWFSTASDELLDHLYDLASLLLVASRGEGFGLPIIEAAMRGITVLARDLPVFREVGGDGILYFAGESADDLAQSIERSLAAVRHGTISSQSGVTVNSWATSAKQFLDAVTGKSSHKTWSPG